In Anopheles gambiae chromosome 2, idAnoGambNW_F1_1, whole genome shotgun sequence, a single window of DNA contains:
- the LOC1269329 gene encoding D(2) dopamine receptor isoform X1 yields MDDGESFGWWCDHWKAWRYMVSCASYSNSSSSLLWGPDVLCRFDGDDSADSARSHPLGAPGSVGAVELRTGNSTGSLYRAATQCYQTFKCGLHSIVSGSDGVSGDRHTEEVRWNDALYECAPEPVAPDSWQQLPSTSCRTAASHNITLIARQVFQPVSELIVKLPKLLLQLNEVSFGSLDTIDTDRLTVDGCWNASQALLDAERPTPAQPSQTARAVPGPVQSVRLVCGNVSTESPLAAGSLFESDAFELVSVSLLEPIQCWMNVELRNALVSPTWLNGAEHHAVAALAGWNQTQLLGELPAGGDTAPGRYEWSFLFVILFIFAGGLGNILVCLAVALDRKLQNVTNYFLLSLAIADLLVSLFVMPLGAIPGFLGYWPFGVTWCNIYVTCDVLACSASILHMCFISLGRYLGIRNPLGSRHHSTKRLTGIKIALVWLLAMLVSSSITVLGMINQNNIMPGPNECVINNRAFFVFGSLVAFYIPMVMMVVTYALTVQLLRKKARFLEQHPEGELFRRLGGRLASSKHSNNSQSDGSSTSNKAVEMRKFTVNNNKQPAYGQHDSSPPSSLPSVAAGHSALPWRWHGTTAGTGKMDSRMSSIKGSMSHPHLGYSNGGNRTMAGKRSRTVCDQGTQTPDSIERETRRQKFCSFRIHLNSVPTPAINFNLKFLGSKKRTNLSANAVATEQKATKVLGLVFFTFVFCWAPFFILNIIFAAWPEAKVPERIVSICLWLGYVSSTINPIIYTIFNKTFRAAFIRLLRCRCERSGRPPRYRSVTDSRGAISLCTPSALPLAISLQGSSLLTPSTTQATPLSDFRGSYEITDDDC; encoded by the exons ATGGACGATGGAGAGTCCTTCGGTTGGTGGTGTGATCATTGGAAAGCGTGGCGGTACATGGTGTCCTGCGCCAGCTACAGTAACAGTTCCTCCTCGCTGCTGTGGGGTCCCGATGTGCTGTGCCGGTTTGATGGCGACGACAGTGCTGACAGTGCACGATCGCACCCGCTAGGCGCGCCCGGGAGCGTGGGTGCGGTCGAGCTACGGACAGGAAACAGTACGGGCAGCCTCTACCGGGCCGCCACCCAGTGCTATCAGACGTTCAAGTGTGGCCTGCATTCCATAGTGTCCGGCAGTGATGGTGTTAGTGGCGATCGACACACCGAGGAAGTGCGGTGGAACGATGCACTGTACGAGTGTGCACCGGAACCGGTTGCGCCGGACAGTTGGCAGCAGCTACCGAGCACGAGCTGCCGCACCGCCGCGTCACACAACATCACGCTGATCGCGCGCCAAGTGTTCCAGCCCGTGTCGGAGCTGATCGTGAAGCTgccgaagctgctgctgcagctgaacGAGGTCAGCTTTGGCAGCTTGGACACGATCGACACCGATCGGCTGACGGTGGACGGTTGCTGGAATGCGTCGCAGGCGCTACTGGACGCGGAACGACCGACGCCCGCGCAACCGTCACAGACCGCCCGGGCGGTCCCGGGGCCCGTGCAGTCCGTCCGGCTGGTCTGTGGCAATGTGTCGACAGAGTCGCCGTTGGCCGCGGGATCACTGTTCGAAAGTGACGCGTTCGAGCTGGTAAGCGTATCGCTGCTCGAACCCATCCAGTGCTGGATGAATGTCGAGCTGCGGAATGCACTGGTCAGCCCCACCTGGCTGAACGGGGCGGAGCACCATGCCGTGGCGGCGCTCGCGGGCTGGAACCAGACGCAGCTGCTCGGGGAGCTGCCGGCGGGTGGCGATACGGCCCCGGGCCGGTACGAGTGGAGCTTCCTATTCGTCATCCTGTTCATCTTTGCCGGCGGGCTCGGCAACATCCTTGTCTGTCTGGCGGTGGCGCTCGATCGCAAGCTGCAGAACGTGACCAACTACTTTCTGCTCTCGCTTGCGATAGCGGACCTGCTCGTTAGCCTGTTCGTGATGCCGCTCGGTGCCATACCAGGATTTCTAG GCTACTGGCCGTTCGGCGTTACGTGGTGCAATATCTACGTTACGTGCGACGTGCTGGCCTGCTCGGCGAGCATCCTGCACATGTGCTTCATCAGTCTCGGCCGCTACCTGGGGATCCGGAATCCGCTCGGCAGTCGGCACCATTCAACGAAGCGCTTGACGGGCATCAAGATCGCGCTGGTGTGGCTGCTGGCGATGCTGGTCTCCAGCTCGATAACCGTGCTAG GTATGATCAACCAGAACAACATCATGCCCGGCCCGAACGAGTGTGTCATCAACAATCGGGCCTTCTTCGTGTTTGGCTCGCTGGTCGCCTTCTACATCCccatggtgatgatggtggtgacgTACGCTCTCACCGTGCAGCTACTCCGCAAGAAGGCACGCTTTCTCGAGCAGCATCCGGAGGGTGAGCTATTTCGAAG ACTGGGAGGCCGCTTGGCATCCTCCAAACACTCCAATAACTCGCAAAGTGATGGCTCGTCCACTTCCAACAAAGCGGTCGAGATGAGGAAATTCACCGTCAATAACAATAAGCAGCCGGCGTACGGGCAGCACGATTCGTCGCCACCGTCCTCGCTGCCATCGGTGGCGGCCGGGCACAGTGCGCTGCCCTGGCGATGGCACGGCACCACCGCTGGGACCGGCAAAATGGACAG CAGAATGAGCTCAATCAAAGGCAGCATGTCGCACCCGCACCTGGGCTACAGCAACGGCGGCAACCGCACGATGGCGGGCAAGCGGTCGCGAACCGTGTGCGACCAGGGCACGCAAACGCCGGACAGCATCGAGCGGGAAACGAGGCGCCAAAAGTTCTGCTCCTTCCGGATACACCTCAACAGCGTACCGACGCCGGCGATAAATTTCAATCTGAAGTTTCTCGGCAGCAAAAAGCGCACCAACCTGTCGGCGAACGCGGTCGCCACCGAGCAGAAGGCCACCAAG GTTCTGGGGCTCGTGTTCTTTACCTTTGTCTTTTGCTGGGCGCCGTTCTTCATCCTAAACATCATCTTTGCCGCATGGCCGGAGGCGAAGGTACCGGAGCGGATCGTCAGCATCTGTCTGTGGCTGGGCTACGTTTCATCCACGATAAATCCAATCATTTATACGATCTTCAATAAAACCTTCCGAGCGGCGTTCATCCGTTTGCTGCGCTGCCGATGTGAACG GTCTGGTCGGCCGCCAAGGTATCGCTCGGTAACCGATAGCCGCGGTGCAATCAGTCTGTGCACACCGTCCGCCCTACCGCTGGCCATATCACTGCAAGGTTCGTCGCTGCTCACGCCCTCCACCACCCAGGCCACCCCGCTGAGTGACTTTCGGGGCAGCTACGAAATCACGGATGATGACTGTTGA
- the LOC1269329 gene encoding D(2) dopamine receptor isoform X2 — translation MDDGESFGWWCDHWKAWRYMVSCASYSNSSSSLLWGPDVLCRFDGDDSADSARSHPLGAPGSVGAVELRTGNSTGSLYRAATQCYQTFKCGLHSIVSGSDGVSGDRHTEEVRWNDALYECAPEPVAPDSWQQLPSTSCRTAASHNITLIARQVFQPVSELIVKLPKLLLQLNEVSFGSLDTIDTDRLTVDGCWNASQALLDAERPTPAQPSQTARAVPGPVQSVRLVCGNVSTESPLAAGSLFESDAFELVSVSLLEPIQCWMNVELRNALVSPTWLNGAEHHAVAALAGWNQTQLLGELPAGGDTAPGRYEWSFLFVILFIFAGGLGNILVCLAVALDRKLQNVTNYFLLSLAIADLLVSLFVMPLGAIPGFLGYWPFGVTWCNIYVTCDVLACSASILHMCFISLGRYLGIRNPLGSRHHSTKRLTGIKIALVWLLAMLVSSSITVLGMINQNNIMPGPNECVINNRAFFVFGSLVAFYIPMVMMVVTYALTVQLLRKKARFLEQHPEGELFRRLGGRLASSKHSNNSQSDGSSTSNKAVEMRKFTVNNNKQPAYGQHDSSPPSSLPSVAAGHSALPWRWHGTTAGTGKMDRMSSIKGSMSHPHLGYSNGGNRTMAGKRSRTVCDQGTQTPDSIERETRRQKFCSFRIHLNSVPTPAINFNLKFLGSKKRTNLSANAVATEQKATKVLGLVFFTFVFCWAPFFILNIIFAAWPEAKVPERIVSICLWLGYVSSTINPIIYTIFNKTFRAAFIRLLRCRCERSGRPPRYRSVTDSRGAISLCTPSALPLAISLQGSSLLTPSTTQATPLSDFRGSYEITDDDC, via the exons ATGGACGATGGAGAGTCCTTCGGTTGGTGGTGTGATCATTGGAAAGCGTGGCGGTACATGGTGTCCTGCGCCAGCTACAGTAACAGTTCCTCCTCGCTGCTGTGGGGTCCCGATGTGCTGTGCCGGTTTGATGGCGACGACAGTGCTGACAGTGCACGATCGCACCCGCTAGGCGCGCCCGGGAGCGTGGGTGCGGTCGAGCTACGGACAGGAAACAGTACGGGCAGCCTCTACCGGGCCGCCACCCAGTGCTATCAGACGTTCAAGTGTGGCCTGCATTCCATAGTGTCCGGCAGTGATGGTGTTAGTGGCGATCGACACACCGAGGAAGTGCGGTGGAACGATGCACTGTACGAGTGTGCACCGGAACCGGTTGCGCCGGACAGTTGGCAGCAGCTACCGAGCACGAGCTGCCGCACCGCCGCGTCACACAACATCACGCTGATCGCGCGCCAAGTGTTCCAGCCCGTGTCGGAGCTGATCGTGAAGCTgccgaagctgctgctgcagctgaacGAGGTCAGCTTTGGCAGCTTGGACACGATCGACACCGATCGGCTGACGGTGGACGGTTGCTGGAATGCGTCGCAGGCGCTACTGGACGCGGAACGACCGACGCCCGCGCAACCGTCACAGACCGCCCGGGCGGTCCCGGGGCCCGTGCAGTCCGTCCGGCTGGTCTGTGGCAATGTGTCGACAGAGTCGCCGTTGGCCGCGGGATCACTGTTCGAAAGTGACGCGTTCGAGCTGGTAAGCGTATCGCTGCTCGAACCCATCCAGTGCTGGATGAATGTCGAGCTGCGGAATGCACTGGTCAGCCCCACCTGGCTGAACGGGGCGGAGCACCATGCCGTGGCGGCGCTCGCGGGCTGGAACCAGACGCAGCTGCTCGGGGAGCTGCCGGCGGGTGGCGATACGGCCCCGGGCCGGTACGAGTGGAGCTTCCTATTCGTCATCCTGTTCATCTTTGCCGGCGGGCTCGGCAACATCCTTGTCTGTCTGGCGGTGGCGCTCGATCGCAAGCTGCAGAACGTGACCAACTACTTTCTGCTCTCGCTTGCGATAGCGGACCTGCTCGTTAGCCTGTTCGTGATGCCGCTCGGTGCCATACCAGGATTTCTAG GCTACTGGCCGTTCGGCGTTACGTGGTGCAATATCTACGTTACGTGCGACGTGCTGGCCTGCTCGGCGAGCATCCTGCACATGTGCTTCATCAGTCTCGGCCGCTACCTGGGGATCCGGAATCCGCTCGGCAGTCGGCACCATTCAACGAAGCGCTTGACGGGCATCAAGATCGCGCTGGTGTGGCTGCTGGCGATGCTGGTCTCCAGCTCGATAACCGTGCTAG GTATGATCAACCAGAACAACATCATGCCCGGCCCGAACGAGTGTGTCATCAACAATCGGGCCTTCTTCGTGTTTGGCTCGCTGGTCGCCTTCTACATCCccatggtgatgatggtggtgacgTACGCTCTCACCGTGCAGCTACTCCGCAAGAAGGCACGCTTTCTCGAGCAGCATCCGGAGGGTGAGCTATTTCGAAG ACTGGGAGGCCGCTTGGCATCCTCCAAACACTCCAATAACTCGCAAAGTGATGGCTCGTCCACTTCCAACAAAGCGGTCGAGATGAGGAAATTCACCGTCAATAACAATAAGCAGCCGGCGTACGGGCAGCACGATTCGTCGCCACCGTCCTCGCTGCCATCGGTGGCGGCCGGGCACAGTGCGCTGCCCTGGCGATGGCACGGCACCACCGCTGGGACCGGCAAAATGGACAG AATGAGCTCAATCAAAGGCAGCATGTCGCACCCGCACCTGGGCTACAGCAACGGCGGCAACCGCACGATGGCGGGCAAGCGGTCGCGAACCGTGTGCGACCAGGGCACGCAAACGCCGGACAGCATCGAGCGGGAAACGAGGCGCCAAAAGTTCTGCTCCTTCCGGATACACCTCAACAGCGTACCGACGCCGGCGATAAATTTCAATCTGAAGTTTCTCGGCAGCAAAAAGCGCACCAACCTGTCGGCGAACGCGGTCGCCACCGAGCAGAAGGCCACCAAG GTTCTGGGGCTCGTGTTCTTTACCTTTGTCTTTTGCTGGGCGCCGTTCTTCATCCTAAACATCATCTTTGCCGCATGGCCGGAGGCGAAGGTACCGGAGCGGATCGTCAGCATCTGTCTGTGGCTGGGCTACGTTTCATCCACGATAAATCCAATCATTTATACGATCTTCAATAAAACCTTCCGAGCGGCGTTCATCCGTTTGCTGCGCTGCCGATGTGAACG GTCTGGTCGGCCGCCAAGGTATCGCTCGGTAACCGATAGCCGCGGTGCAATCAGTCTGTGCACACCGTCCGCCCTACCGCTGGCCATATCACTGCAAGGTTCGTCGCTGCTCACGCCCTCCACCACCCAGGCCACCCCGCTGAGTGACTTTCGGGGCAGCTACGAAATCACGGATGATGACTGTTGA